One window of the Cryptomeria japonica chromosome 7, Sugi_1.0, whole genome shotgun sequence genome contains the following:
- the LOC131046293 gene encoding probable inactive leucine-rich repeat receptor kinase XIAO, with product MAMLNRNGAVASIFLMAIASCFFNLQAEETVTCSANDREALLEFKKGIKEDTTEILKSWTAMTDCCGSWEGVECEPKNGRVIRLILQNRAPDSENTLTFMRGTLSPSLGNLKFLEVLIIGDMKYISGTIPAAISGLSKLTQLYIENCQVQGSIPAELGELSSLRALSLAGNRLNGRIPAALGNIKTLVQLNLGSNRLTGNLPAAISKLRALENLDINNNLLYGPLPDFIGFFSKLTYLDLSRNFFSGEIPSSFTKLSALLDLNLAQNRLTGPVPYGLSPSLNTLSLGNNMLSGPVPESLSRLSKLWYFNVSRNHLSGGLPITLRKSSSLLTLDLSYNDLHLGRLPDWISTKDITTLHLAACGIYQPLEMWKPPALLSSLDLSHNYLTGDITHIFSNISGLEMLALANNSLSSNLLTLSLPDTISRLDLHSNKIFGPVDGILNKFSELKFINLANNQIKGRLPEITSESGIEWLDLSSNELWGTIPPSIAMLKMIVRLDLSGNRLVGKIPGNVGALKELRWLDLSRNELKGRIPEQMLGLKHMKHLALKNNHLCGEIPQGKPLILFKSNAFLHNDCLCGHPLPPCKKFMM from the coding sequence CCTCCTGTTTCTTCAATTTACAGGCAGAGGAGACCGTTACATGCTCTGCAAATGACAGAGAAGCTTTGCTGGAATTCAAGAAAGGAATCAAAGAAGATACTACTGAAATTCTGAAATCTTGGACCGCCATGACTGATTGCTGTGGAAGCTGGGAGGGCGTGGAATGTGAGCCCAAGAATGGAAGAGTTATCAGGCTGATTCTGCAAAACAGAGCACCAGATTCAGAAAATACATTAACATTTATGCGGGGAACTTTATCTCCTTCTCTGGGAAATCTAAAATTTCTGGAGGTGCTGATCATAGGCGATATGAAGTACATTAGCGGGACCATTCCAGCAGCTATTTCAGGGCTCTCTAAATTAACTCAGCTTTACATCGAGAACTGCCAGGTCCAGGGTTCGATTCCCGCGGAGCTCGGGGAACTCAGCAGTCTCCGTGCACTCTCTCTGGCGGGTAACCGACTCAACGGCCGTATTCCCGCCGCCCTGGGGAACATAAAGACCCTGGTTCAGCTAAACCTAGGGAGTAACCGGTTAACCGGTAACCTTCCGGCCGCCATTAGCAAGCTTCGAGCTCTGGAGAATCTGGACATTAACAATAATCTTTTGTACGGCCCTCTGCCAGATTTCATAGGATTTTTTAGCAAGCTAACTTATCTTGACCTGTCAAGAAATTTCTTTAGCGGTGAAATTCCCTCAAGCTTTACCAAGCTTTCTGCTTTACTGGACCTAAATCTTGCTCAGAACAGACTCACTGGCCCTGTTCCTTATGGATTATCTCCATCTCTGAATACTCTGTCGCTCGGCAATAATATGCTGAGCGGCCCTGTTCCAGAGTCTCTCAGCCGCTTGTCTAAGCTCTGGTATTTTAATGTCTCCAGAAATCATTTATCCGGCGGGCTTCCTATAACCCTAAGGAAAAGCTCGTCTTTGCTCACCTTAGATCTTTCTTACAATGATCTCCATTTAGGCAGACTTCCTGACTGGATAAGCACAAAGGATATAACTACCCTGCATCTGGCCGCCTGCGGAATTTACCAGCCACTGGAAATGTGGAAACCCCCTGCTTTGCTTAGCTCTCTCGATCTTTCCCATAATTATCTCACAGGCGACATTACGCACATTTTCAGCAACATAAGCGGCCTGGAAATGCTCGCTCTCGCCAACAACAGCCTGAGTTCGAATCTCCTTACGCTCTCTTTACCTGACACAATTTCCAGGCTAGATCTGCATTCCAACAAAATCTTCGGCCCTGTAGACGGAATCCTGAACAAATTCTCGGAGTTGAAGTTCATTAACCTAGCGAACAACCAGATCAAGGGACGGCTACCGGAGATCACCAGTGAAAGCGGCATTGAATGGCTGGATTTGTCCAGCAATGAGCTGTGGGGCACCATTCCGCCGTCGATCGCGATGCTAAAGATGATCGTACGGCTCGATTTGTCTGGCAACCGGCTGGTAGGCAAGATTCCAGGAAATGTCGGCGCATTGAAGGAGCTGCGATGGCTGGATTTGTCACGGAATGAACTGAAAGGGAGAATTCCAGAACAGATGTTAGGCCTGAAACATATGAAGCATTTGGCGCTGAAGAATAATCATCTGTGCGGTGAGATTCCTCAGGGGAAGCCATTAATTCTGTTTAAATCTAATGCTTTTCTTCACAATGATTGTCTCTGTGGACATCCTCTTCCACCCTGCAAGAAATTCATGATGTAA